The DNA region TTTCTTGCTATGACTCAGATGAAGTTCGGACTTGGAAAGGATATGGGATTTATCTTAGCAAGGGGAGTTTTGCTTTCTCTCATATTCTCTTTAACTATTCTCCCTGTACTTTTCTATCATTTTTATAATAAGTGGGCAAATGCAAAAAGATGGGTTTTAAGGCTTTCTGGAGAAAGACTTTTTAAATTTATACTTAAGGCAAGACCTATAATTTTTGTCATATTTTTAATTGGGGTAGCAACTATTCTTTTGGCTCCTAAATTTCCTATGGACTATAAACTTCTAAGGGGATTTCCAGAAAATGTTCCATCCATGATAGGACAAAAAAAGCTTGAGGAAATATTTGAAAAAAGGTCTACTATTTTTGTTGTGGGAGAAGAGAGTCCAAAAAATTGGCAAGAGATCTTAAAGATTTTGAAGAAGGAAGAACATATTACAGGGGTTATGGGGTATTACAATATGGTTGATCCTCTTTTGCCCCAGTATATGGTGCCAGAGAGTGTGGTGAAAAATTTCTTTAAGGATAGCACGTCTTATGTGACATTAGATACAAATTTTGAATATGGTACTCTTGAATCCTATAAGTTTGTGGAAAGGTTAAGAGAAAATGTGGAGAAAAAATATAACGTAAAAATTACAGGTGTTCCTGTTTTAAATTATGATTTGAAAAATGTTACTACTAAGGATCTTGATAGGGTAAATTTCATCTCTATTATTGCTATATTTTTCATAATTGCTTTATCTTTCCTATCTATTCCTATTCCCTTCCTTTTAGTATTGGTCATTGAGATGGCTATTACCATAAATCTTCTCATAGATTATCTTACTTATGGATTTGTATTCTTCTCTTCTAACTTATTTATAGGGGCAATACAACTTGGTGCTACTATAGATTATGCGGTACTCCTTACATCAAGATATTTGGAGGCAAAGAGCAAGGGACTTGATAGAGTTTCCTCGGCTCATTTTGCCTTTGAAGGTGTAAATAGTATTTTAACCAGTGCTGGTACTATGTTTTTTATAGCGCTACCCTTAGGAATTTTCTCTGAGATATTTATGGCGCAAAATCTTGCCATGCTTGTGAGTAGAGGAGCAATAGTAAGTGTGCTTTTTGTTACTCTATTTATAATTCCTCTTCTTGTTACCTTTGATCCTATTATTGAGAAATTAACTTTTATTAAGAGGGAGGGAAAATAATGAAAAGGGCATTTATTATAGGAGTCATATTTTTGCTTCTTATTGGGCTTTCCTTGGGAAACTCTTTAAAGATTAAAAATGATGAGACTGTCTATGTCCTTTTGGATTATGATGGAAAAGCAAAAAAAGTGGACTTGGTAAATTGGATTGAGGTACAGGGGCAGGGAGGCTTTGAGATAGTAAAGGATGCAAGATATATTAAAAATCCTGATCTTTATTCTGAAGATGTAAAGATGGACTTTACAAAAGACAAAATAAGATTTTATGGAAATGTTAAAGAGGTCAAAAATATTTATTATAAAGCAGAGGTTAACAGAAAGCTTCCTTTAGAGTTTAAGTTCACCTATAAATATAATGGAAAGGTTGCAAGTCCTAAGGAATTTTTGGGAAAATCTGGAAATTTAGATATTGAGATATATATTAAACCCATTGAAGATTTGCCTTTTAGAATTGTTATGTCCACAGAATTTCCTTCTGATGATCTTATCTTGAGAAATCCTGAAGATTTTATGGTAATGGTACTTGGTAAGACCGTGAGAGTTACAGGATTTACTTATCCAATCCCTGATGGAAAGATAATTTTATCTTTAAAAAGTAATAAGTTAAAAGTTCCTGATATTACTTTTACTGCTCTTCCTTCTCTTCCTCCCGTGGATCTTTCTACGGGAGAAAAATTAAAGGAATTCTATAATGGATTAGAAGGATTTCTTATGTTAAATCAAGCTCATCAAAAGATATTAAAAGGAATATTAGAAAGTCTTGAGAAGAATACTCTTTCTATACCTCAAGAATTTCTTACTCTTCCCTTTACTTTAATGTCCTATCAAAATAAAGCATACTTTATTTCTGATAGTTTAAAGACCTATCCTAAGAGCTTTAATAATCTCTATGAATTTATAAAAAGCAAAGCAGAAGGTAGTAAAGAAGAAGATTGGAAGAAGGCTTTGAGTCTTGCGGAGGAAGTAAAAAAGGAAATTGAAGAAAATAATATGTCCGATGACGTGAAAAAGATTGGAGATTTCTTGGCTGATTTAAATTTTCAAAGCAAAAAAGCTATGGATCTTTTGAGTGCATCTCTTGAAGGACTTCAAAAGATGGAAGAGCTTTTAAATACTATACTTTATGGAGGAGAGATTGAAGGAAAGAAGCTTCCAGGGCTTGTAGATGTAGAAAAGAATATGAAAAAGTCAAAAGATACCTTAAAGAGTAATTTAATGGAATTGGAAAAGGGAGAAAAAAAGCTTAAGGAGTGGGAAAATAAATTGAAAGATTATAACTTTGCAGGAAGGATTGAGGGAGCAAAATCCATAGTAAGATTTTACTTTAAATTAAAAGAGATGAAATAACAAAAGGGGGCAAGAGAATTACTCTTGTCCCCTTTTCTAATGTCTTAATTTAACCAGGTAGCTTGTAAATATCTACATCGTAGATTTCAAGTTCATCATAGGTTCCCATCATGGCATGAGGTCCATAGGGCCAGTATGCCATACCATAATACTTTTGCCCAAAGGGATTCTGTCCTATGAAAAACAATTCTCCATTGTTAAGATCAGTGTTGTAGTCATTCTCTGCTACTTTTATTCCATATTACTGCAATCTCTGTAAATTGATCTGTAGGTAAAGTTATACTTTCAGCTATAGCATAGGACCAAGAGTATCCACTCCAAGTTCCAAAAATCATATTTATTATTTTTTCTTGCGTGTTTTGATCTACTCCAAATAGCATTACATTTGAAAAGCCTCCAGAAAATGCTTCCAGCCACCCTACGGTGTCCAAGAGAAAGGCTTCAAAGCGATTATTCATCGTAGTTGAATCATAGTAAGTCAACTGATAGTCTGAATTAGGTTTAAAGTAGAATTTAATAGTTCCCTCTGTAGGGTTTAGATATTGGGTGCTATAGCATATATAACTGTTTAAAGCATCTAAGTGAACGCCTTTTCCGACTTTACCGTTTACAAAGGATATATTTCTTATAGAGTCTATGGTTTCTCCATAGAATGTACTTGTATATGTATTTTCATTATTTGTTTCGTTTTCAAAGTGGTCCACAAAAACGGGAGTGTTGCCTTGAGTTGGAGGATTAGTTTTGGGAATGCATCCGCTAATAAAAAGAAACATAAGGGAAATTAAGGAGAAAATTAATGTTTTCTTCATGTCCCCTCCTTGAAAAATAAAAATTCAGAAGACTTTAGAAAACTTGGGTTATTAAAAAAGGGTTAATTAGGATTTATATAAGAATATGATTAATCAACTTTTTTTAA from Dictyoglomus turgidum DSM 6724 includes:
- a CDS encoding efflux RND transporter permease subunit, with amino-acid sequence MKKIYLWAFRHSKLVLIFSLALFVFSLYLTLNLKVNYDLYSLLPKDLSSVKALNTLREKFKLGEEGYILLPFKDPKEADEFKNKIAKINGVSKVSWISDYQDIFVPEYFWNEDLKSRFIRDGYTFLKVDFIESSQSPLTKKASQEIRKLLLKGAYFTGNVAIAEDLSDLTQRETAKYLLIGSIFVIIFLFFLLPSMYVPLLIYYNIFLAILVNTAISTLIGQEISFLTRMLVSILQMGVTMDYAIFLYHRYEEEAKNNSREEAGWIAVKTTATSIIASAGTTIAGFLAMTQMKFGLGKDMGFILARGVLLSLIFSLTILPVLFYHFYNKWANAKRWVLRLSGERLFKFILKARPIIFVIFLIGVATILLAPKFPMDYKLLRGFPENVPSMIGQKKLEEIFEKRSTIFVVGEESPKNWQEILKILKKEEHITGVMGYYNMVDPLLPQYMVPESVVKNFFKDSTSYVTLDTNFEYGTLESYKFVERLRENVEKKYNVKITGVPVLNYDLKNVTTKDLDRVNFISIIAIFFIIALSFLSIPIPFLLVLVIEMAITINLLIDYLTYGFVFFSSNLFIGAIQLGATIDYAVLLTSRYLEAKSKGLDRVSSAHFAFEGVNSILTSAGTMFFIALPLGIFSEIFMAQNLAMLVSRGAIVSVLFVTLFIIPLLVTFDPIIEKLTFIKREGK